The sequence atcataaatactattaattgttaatttttcaaacatatCACTCTCGCTCTCCATAAAACGATTAAACATTGACTCAAGTTCACACCAAAAAATACTCAACAACTCGCCGTAAGATTTATAATCATCAGTATCACGATTTTTACTCCAATATCTTATCAATTCAGCAgcttcattaaataaaattaattttactggcGTATAATCTTTAACGCAAGCTTCAATAGCTGGTATTAATTGTTCTCTAACAAGTTTCCCGCATAAATCAATAtcactattatttaatagaataGTGTATCGCATACATTCAATAAATGATTTAGTTATTGCTGTTAATTCAGACCGACtgattaaaacatttttagcTGAAAATCCTTGACTcatgttatcaaaaaaattaaaaaacaaaatttttttatctaaattgaATTTAGGGAACTGACTTATCAGTGGTAATAGATTAGGATAAATAATGCTAGCGCATCCTTGTCCGCCACTACGTAGCACTCGCCATAATTTAGGCAACACTAATTTTTCAATGCTGACATGAGTATACCAATCATCTATTTTATCAATAGCTATTAACATACATTCCCATACTGCTGAAATAACACCAGGTTCATTTTCATCAAGACTATTCATTATTgatgttattgtttttttttcagtatctTTTAGTATTTCCTTGCAATTTTCAATAAGCGatgtaataatattaaaaaatgatatttttattaatggaaTTTCGTGTTTTGCTAGTTTCCAAAATTTACTACCGTTTATTATCTGATGATGGATATTTGCAGTCTTCTCAATTTGCTGTGATGACACTTGTTTTAAATAGGAACAATAACCTTGTAAACTGCAAATTAATATTCGTTGATACTTAGCTTCAAGTATTTCGGGACTAAGATTCATTGATTTATAtgttatattcaataattgtGGCGTTTGAACATTTATATTATGACAAATGTATGACAATATTTCGTCTTGACAGTAGACTATCGCATCggcatattttttatctggaAAAGTTTCATGGAGAGAATTACTTGCTGCTGATGCTGCTGGTGGAAATGGATCGAACTGAGATGTAAACCAAGGTCCAGCTAGTTGTTTAAGATAAGTAGCAATActttttccaacttttttaaCCAAGACACCGTGAGTTGTTTGAGCAGCATCGCGTACTCTATGTTCTGCATCGACTGCTAATGTGCTATAGAGCTTTGGCCAAAATGGTAGGACAGCTTCCACAGTTGACAGTGGAGATTCTCTGACTAAATCAGCAAATTCTTGTAAGgcctataaatattaaatcaataaacatTCAGctctttgaaattttattttaaaactaataataatacagtCGAACCTCGTTGTAAGACTAGGGGAAAGTTCTTAGAAGTGAGGTTTTCCCACTGTTGTGCTCAACAGTGTTTGTGCCCAACCCTCAATAAGACTATCGCCgttttgtgttttatttatgtatttggTTAAACTCTGCTCTATTATACAGTGAATCTATTTTAtgtacaattataaataaacaaaattttttcattcttttcccttgattaattatatgaaattactTAATCTACAatctatatgtatgtatattttatctcGATTTTAGTCGTACTGTTCGATAGTCTTGTATCAACATTTTCATTTGTTGGTGGTGGAGGCTGAGTTCGAGCGAATTTTAACAATCCTGATTAAACGGCAGTGTTACATGTCTACTGACAACATCTCTACTCAAGGGAAATGGTTTTAACTCTACTCATTTACTTCTTTACTTAGCCTCAACTCtactcaaatatattttaactcaGCATCAACTCTACTCACGTATTTCAGTCTAtcgataaaataacaattcttTGTAAGTAGAGTTGTAGCTGAGTAAAGTTGTCGCTAAGTCTAGTTGAAGCtgagttaaaatatatttgagtaGAGTTTAGGCTGAGTAAAGAAGTAAATGAGTAGAGTTATAACCATTTCTCTTGAGTAGAGATGTTGTCAGTAGACACGTAACACTGCCgtttaaacaaaacgatttacTCAATGATgaattaatatgtatatagtattaaaattaaatcgttttttttaatcagggaaatTGAAGTAAAGTCTTAGAACGCGTAGTTTTATAACGAGGTCCaactgtaatttataattaaagtctaatactttaaattttgtcGTAGcatcttttttattcatttttttaaagacgaCCTGGAAATTTGAGTCAATAGCACTTATTTCAACTTCGTTTAATTGACTCAATGACAAACCAGGTAAAACTGGTACATATCCTCCATCTTTTACTGCTGAAAATCCAACAAAATTTGGCATCGCAGAACCCAGGAACTCGGCACTCCGAGCACTATTCGAAggctgcaattaaaaaaattcatttatttaaagtaattactCATAAACTTATCTACTTAAACAATATGGTATAACCTACATACTAACTTATGTttgtttattcataaaatataataaatacctTAGCATTATTTTTCGTGCGTTGCGCTTTATTTTTacccatttttaaaaaataattaacaatctcaaataattataaaaatttatgttcatttatatttttaattttcatacaaATAACAATTGGTTATGTTCAGtatttaagtataattttagaaaactatttataatgtaaaaaaaaagttaatacaTGTATAGATaataaagtcaatttttttaattgacctCAACAATTATATAtcagtataattatataaattacgtATCAATCACATTGATTTCgtaggttatttttttttaataaaatttgacatacactattgtagtttttttttttttttgtaaacaaaattttatcatctgtcgataaatttattcaagagAATTCAGTAGCGCCattttttgatactttttttttatattcatttattttaataataatttaagtaaattatcaatacaataataaagaatatgtaataattgaattaaatttttgaaataaatttaaaaaattttaaataatttattttaaaaattattgttgcaataaaagaaacataaaaaatggcggttgaaaaattttggcgGGCttgtatattttgaaatatagccaattatttttgtaagcGTCTAAAACACTGTTGCCACGTTTTTATTAGAAATCAAAATCCAATATGTCTGAAAGCTTGATGCATAAGAAGGGTTGTAACGAtctaatgttaattttaaatatatttaataattagatatGTATTATTGTTAGtgatagttatttaaaataacaatatggAAGTAACGGAACcagtaattaatgataatgtgGATACTTTAATTGAAGGGGAAACGAATAAAACTAGTGATGCAGAACCAAACAATCTCGTTATTACAAACACTGTCGAGTTAAAGGTGAGTTGCGTTTACATTTCAACAggtatcataaataaaattttacattttattttaatatgaaaaattattatttgaattatttatcagtgatttaataaatatttaaatactactcatgtttattttcaaaattttaaattatctgttgagttttattgattgcggttttaataataattaaatataatatgttTATTGCTCCAGGATCCGTTAGAATTGTCACTGGAGATAGAAGCGACATACGGATTGAAACCGTGTTTTGTTGAACTGGAGAGATGTGATAAAATATGGGAAACAATTCAACTGATACGAGACTTGCAGGAAGATCCTAATTCGGAGATAAGTGATGATGACCATGGGTCTGATGTTgatgctgatgatgatgacaatTACGACAATGATACTGTCAATAATGATGATGCTGAGACAATTGTTGGTGAAGAAGATAATTCAAATGCGATCTATGATGATGAGCCTAGTTCATCACACAATGATACTGAATCGTGTTCGTCGACCCAAAATAATCCAATCGCTCCCTACATTAAATATCAACCGGTTTTGGATAATGGAAACGCGGCTCTACcgaatttccaattttccGTTCATCGAACACGTGTTTTATATCCATGTGTGACATGTGGTAAGCAGTACAGTCATATAAGATCACTTAGAGAACACGAAGAACGTATTCATCATATCATCCAGCCCCCAGTTCGTAAGAGATCTGATCACAATAACAAACCTAATGATacgaatttattaaacaatcaAGAAAATCAAGTCGCTAATAAGAATAAATCAATTGAGTTCATTCATTCAGATAAAAATACTTCAAATGATGATATGCTTATAGTCAATTCAACAGAGTTTATTAAATCTGTGTTGGCTACTGAACCGGGTAAAAAATCGTCATGCTGTTACTGCGATAAATCTTATGCTGATAAATATTCATTGAAGAAACATTTAGTTGCTGTACACGGTGGAGATCCAGGAATAGTTAGAACTTACAAACGTAAAGAACCTCCACAAAGTCTTCCTGAACCTACGGCAGCACCAGTTGCTGTTAAATGTGAAGAAGAAGTTCCCCAGAAAAAACGACGTGTAGAACGATCACGGAATTTAAATGTCTATCGTTGTGAAACTTGTGGTAAACATTTTTACTCACAGAAAAATATGCGGCAACATGGTCGTAAGGTTCATGGGTTCTATGTAAGACCAccacaaaaaattatagattctAGAAAACATATaggaaataataacaacaataataacaataataataacaataataataaaaaaggaaaCGAAAAAACACAAGTTCAAACGACATTGTCTATATCATCGAATTCGCTGACATACGAATCaccaactaaaaataaaaattcattaaaaagaaaaaattctacgGTTAGAACTTGTCCGATTTgtcaagtaaaattaaaagatttagGCGGGTTTCGAACTCATTGTAAAAAACATGGCATCACACTTAAATTTGAAGGTTTATATCCACGTGAGCAAGACAAAAATGATCTTGATTGTAAAGTGTGTAATAAAACATTCATGACATTTAATCATGTTCTTGAACATTACTGGAATATTCATCAACGAAATTTGCGTTACAAATGTTATATTTGTGGTTCATTATCTAATAACTCGGAAGATTTGGTTacacatttaataaaatcacataaaatttatttattgttacgAAACGTTAATCATGCTTTCAAATGTCACGTGTGTAAGAATAGTTTCACTAATAAAGATGTTTATCGCATGCATATGACACAAGGACATGGGTTGGATGTAAAGACAAAACAAGTCGAAAGAGTATTGAAAAGTCGAGCAAGAATACTTAGTAATCCGCCGCGTCAAACCCCAACCCCAACTACGCGTAGCTTGAAAAAACCGAGACAAATAAAGCGacgaataataaatgaaaagacaAGACCATCACCAAGCCGAAGTGGATTgcgtgaaaaaacaaaat comes from Microplitis demolitor isolate Queensland-Clemson2020A chromosome 8, iyMicDemo2.1a, whole genome shotgun sequence and encodes:
- the LOC103573185 gene encoding uncharacterized protein LOC103573185; the protein is MEVTEPVINDNVDTLIEGETNKTSDAEPNNLVITNTVELKDPLELSLEIEATYGLKPCFVELERCDKIWETIQLIRDLQEDPNSEISDDDHGSDVDADDDDNYDNDTVNNDDAETIVGEEDNSNAIYDDEPSSSHNDTESCSSTQNNPIAPYIKYQPVLDNGNAALPNFQFSVHRTRVLYPCVTCGKQYSHIRSLREHEERIHHIIQPPVRKRSDHNNKPNDTNLLNNQENQVANKNKSIEFIHSDKNTSNDDMLIVNSTEFIKSVLATEPGKKSSCCYCDKSYADKYSLKKHLVAVHGGDPGIVRTYKRKEPPQSLPEPTAAPVAVKCEEEVPQKKRRVERSRNLNVYRCETCGKHFYSQKNMRQHGRKVHGFYVRPPQKIIDSRKHIGNNNNNNNNNNNNNNKKGNEKTQVQTTLSISSNSLTYESPTKNKNSLKRKNSTVRTCPICQVKLKDLGGFRTHCKKHGITLKFEGLYPREQDKNDLDCKVCNKTFMTFNHVLEHYWNIHQRNLRYKCYICGSLSNNSEDLVTHLIKSHKIYLLLRNVNHAFKCHVCKNSFTNKDVYRMHMTQGHGLDVKTKQVERVLKSRARILSNPPRQTPTPTTRSLKKPRQIKRRIINEKTRPSPSRSGLREKTKFNYDETVLLLDTALSSGGSSSDELSTGNKRARRSSNLSSEKINTSVNNDEPTELNPTEPTFCILCSKKGYRNIRKHFIEYHKVRSPDKLIEQCIQLTPASSKDEKKEIVTPVKNSGNNNRRSTGVRKRIFVPKLRTQSIPGPIRTFVGIQGKNGIIKYICKYCPLTSNNYDAMRRNERDHRLKDNIDCLTKPTNPGFLNLNPDLILKPRKHRRSDHVFKNDDRTVEVNRKSSKGITKSSNNNKALARRASFPLEQYQQHNRLTRGIVKLQEQIEHRCPICSRVFRNSDILASHKISCNGRVDNQTITNDTSDTRESSDRDSGISITIKKKNDSYEIVSRDNSNDIKSQDSENRQNDLLLSDIPTDNYLNQNDDDKSDKANNIIGSKNVPEYSKTHETIKIQKDDDNDEEIVIDADDQNINVPVITNKPQVSKKRSTTKRKSIKIPSLVMLCTRELDKKYVNDCFIRKCYICGIDWPSPLSRGSHITAFHTSSRRPLNIDSNIHFKKTNCAENI